A portion of the Syntrophaceae bacterium genome contains these proteins:
- a CDS encoding aminopeptidase P family protein, protein MKDRIRVLQRNLAAGGLDAALLIYSRDILYYTGTAQPACLLVTPDAYTLHVRSGFEFAERDVFIPRESLAEERHLEKVLAALLTRLGGKPARIGTELDILTAEQFETLRKAAPGVDFVSVSGLTLEQRKAKEPVEIDKLRRACDAVHAGHEAVMATLREGITELELAAAVENAHRLAGHEGVFFIRLPDFFMSRGPIGAGPNLSKISGVVYTITGVGLSPAVPAGPSRRTIRRGETVVVDIPTLVEGYHADQTRTYCVGRAGRAVHALHDDLLAIADLLVSAIRPGMTGRDVCRMARQKADELGRTQEFMSLGGGKASRILGHGVGLELNEPPILSEHDVSSIPEGCVVALDMHMMSEGGKVVKLEDMILVCSGGNEILTRTPRRLFEV, encoded by the coding sequence ATGAAAGACCGCATCCGCGTGCTGCAGCGCAACCTTGCCGCCGGGGGCCTTGACGCCGCCCTGCTCATCTACTCCCGCGACATCCTCTACTACACCGGCACGGCCCAGCCGGCCTGCCTTCTCGTCACTCCCGACGCCTACACCCTGCATGTCCGGAGCGGGTTCGAGTTCGCCGAGCGTGATGTCTTCATCCCCCGCGAATCGCTTGCCGAGGAGAGGCATCTGGAGAAGGTTCTCGCCGCATTGCTGACCCGCCTGGGGGGAAAGCCCGCACGAATCGGCACCGAACTCGACATCCTGACGGCCGAGCAGTTCGAGACCCTTCGGAAAGCGGCCCCCGGCGTCGACTTCGTCAGCGTCTCCGGCCTCACCCTGGAGCAGCGCAAGGCGAAGGAGCCCGTGGAGATCGATAAGCTGCGCCGGGCCTGCGATGCCGTGCACGCCGGCCACGAGGCGGTCATGGCGACACTTCGCGAGGGGATCACGGAGCTGGAGCTGGCCGCCGCCGTCGAGAATGCCCACCGTCTTGCGGGTCACGAGGGGGTCTTCTTCATCCGGCTGCCCGACTTTTTCATGAGCCGGGGCCCCATCGGGGCGGGCCCGAATCTCTCGAAGATCAGCGGCGTCGTCTACACCATCACTGGTGTGGGTCTGAGCCCTGCCGTGCCGGCCGGCCCGTCTCGCAGGACCATCCGGCGGGGCGAGACCGTCGTCGTCGACATCCCCACCCTCGTTGAGGGTTACCACGCCGACCAGACGAGAACCTACTGCGTCGGCAGGGCCGGGAGGGCCGTCCATGCGCTTCATGACGATCTTCTGGCGATCGCCGACCTCCTCGTCAGCGCGATCCGGCCGGGCATGACGGGGAGGGACGTCTGCCGGATGGCAAGGCAGAAGGCGGATGAGCTGGGCCGGACACAGGAGTTCATGTCCCTCGGCGGGGGGAAGGCGTCGCGAATCCTCGGCCACGGGGTCGGCCTCGAGCTCAACGAGCCCCCGATCCTCTCCGAGCACGATGTCTCGTCGATCCCGGAGGGCTGTGTCGTCGCCCTGGACATGCATATGATGTCCGAGGGGGGCAAAGTGGTCAAACTCGAGGACATGATCCTCGTCTGCAGCGGGGGCAACGAGATTTTGACGAGGACGCCCCGCCGGCTCTTCGAGGTCTGA